The DNA sequence agataggatgtagcttctctgtgttttaaacacagggtatcattcttaatctaATAGCCTTTAAGTCTTTATGTATACTAGCACACTACAGTACTCCGTATGTATAGTATTACAATTGAAGTCTAAACAGCAACTTCTGCTTTCactgaagaccaaacacatacttgcatccacctccaccgagatGTAATGCAAACTTATAACATTAATAAACAAATAGAGAACGGCTtgggaagttgctatttccaacattatatgacagtgtagatccgtCCTTTTTTTGTtcctgtcagaagcgacttgagaaactgcaagtcacttctggtgtgggagaattggacatctgcaaggacgttgcccatgggacgcctggctgtttgatgttttaccatccttgtgggaggcttctttcatgtccctgcagggggagctggagctaacggaaGGAGCTCATCCCCGCTTTCCCCGGAttctcaggtcagcaacccaaccttcatgtcagcagttctgccggcacaaggctttaacccattgcgccacgggGGCTCCTTAATCCAGCCTGGGGATTTTGAAGTCCATATACAACCACACGCTTGACTTAAGCAAGGGTCCCGTCTAGATTGACTATTGCGTGCAGTTTCAAACTTCTACAGCCTGAAGCTAGCCTcgaattgcattaaatgaacaACGTGGACGTGGACAGGGTTAACGAAGAGATAGGGCCTTCCCCTTGGCTTCAGGTAGGGGCACtttttgttttcgtgtcaggagcgcttctggtgtgagacaattggccgtctgcaaggtagttgcccaggggacagcccggaggtttgatgttttttaccatccttgtgggaggcttatctcatggggcgctgacagagggagctcaccgggccagcagtcctgccggtacaAGAGTTTGACCCATTGCGCTACAGGTGGCTAGGAAGGCGCGGGTCTTCCTCCCCGCGTGAGCGCGCGTGGAGGCTCGCGCagcattccctccctccctcccaaggCGATAactttccccttctctctctctttccctctccctctctctctcaactTTTCCAAAGTGTTGAGGAGTGGGAAGCGTGCGAGGGAGCGCGCGGAGGCGAGAGGGgaaagtggggaggggagggggcttgcCATTCTGCGAAAGGCTCGGGCGAGCGAGCGCGCGAGGGCGGATCCCCCGCCGCGCGCCCGGGCCTGAAAGGGAGCCAATCGCGCGGGCCCGGCCCCTGCCAATCACCGGCCTCCCTCCAATCCCACCCCGCGCACACTTCCCAAACTCGGGTGCCCCATTGCGCCGCTCAAATGGGCCGAGAGCTCTGCCAATCGCTGGAGGCCAGAGCGGCGAGAGAGGAGAAGGATGGGAGCAGGCGGCGCCGCcgacaaaagaagaagaagaagttcgaGCGGCGCTTGAGCGCTCGCTCCATGTTTGGCAgcggaaaggaggaggaggaggaggaggaggcggaagggaggaagaagaggaggaggaggaggaggaaggccctAACCCATGGCGCCATAATGGAGCCCGCGCTGAGCTGCAAGAGGAGCCCCGGGCTgcgcggcggaggaggagggggctTCCAGGCCTTGCTCCCGCCGGACTTGGGCTCCTCGGCGCCTTTCGGGCCCGAACACGTGGCGGCAGGGGCGCTTGAAGCCTCCTTCGCTGCTGCGTCTTCTTCGCACTCCCTCGGAGTTGGCGTTGGCGGCAATCCTtacgcggcggcagcggcggcgagCTCTCCCAtgttcatctcctcctcctccccttcggcGGCCTTCCCGGGCCTCCACGAGCACCCCACGGGCGCCCCGAGTGGGCCCCACCCGCAGATGCGCCTCGGGCTGGCTgtggcggcggcagcggcagcagcagcggcggaGTTTTACGGCCGCGTCGAGCCCTTccggccctcctcctcctctgcagcTTCCGAAGCGTCTCCTTATGCCTATCCGGTCAACTTGGCAGCtttgcaacagcagcagcagcagcactcccACGCGCCCTCCCACCAGCACCACCAGCCCCACCACCATCCTCCGGCCTCCGCCGCTGCCTTCCTTCGCTACATGCGGCAGCCCATCAAACAGGAGCTGATCTGCAAGTGGGTCGAGGCCGAGGGCCcctctccgccgccgccgccgttgCCCTGCTCCAAGACCTACGGCACCATGCACGAGCTGGTCAGCCACGTCACGGTGGAGCACGTGGGCGGCCCCGAGCAGAGCAGCCACGTGTGCCTCTGGCAGGAGTGCCCCCGCGAAGGGAAGCCCTTCAAGGCCAAGTACAAGCTCATCAACCACATCCGCGTCCACACCGGAGAGAAGCCCTTCCCCTGCCCCTTCCCCGGATGCGGAAAGGTCTTCGCCCGCTCCGAGAACCTCAAGATCCACAAGAGGACGCACACAGGTGGGACGCGCTTCCCTTCGCGATCATTTGTggactccttccctccctttccctcctccacGGGCACTTCtggagtcgcttctggtgtgagagaattggatgttGTTTTACCatgctcacaccagaagcgacttgcagtttctcaagtcgctcctgacacgaaaaaaaaagttctgtgttgattcctttccttccttccttactttccTCCTCCGGACTCCttccccttcttctctttctctctactgcctttcctgcttcctctacGTATGCCGAAACATGTGATTTTTGGTCATGAATAAGTAATTTCGATTGCCAACTCGGGCGAGCTCGTTGCTCCGTGAACGCGGCTCCGCGTGTGTTTGAGTCTAGTAGAGGCCCTGTGATCTCGCCACACAGCGCCACCTGCAGTCGCGGGGAGGAAGGGCAGGGCAGTTCCCCCATGACTGGGTTTCtttaagttttccgggctgtatggccatgttccagaagcattctctcctgatgtttcacccacatctatggcaggcatcctcagaggctgtgaggtctgttaaaaaactatgcaagtgaggtttatatatctgtagaaggtccagggtgggagaaagacatcttgtttgttggaagcaagtgtgaatgttgcaattaatcacctggattagcattgaaaagagaagtcattgaaatccataggcatggggacaatttcaacaaaaaagaggaaaccgtgaaaatgaacaaaatctggctaccagtattaaaacctttaaaatcaggacagtaaataaagaatgccACTGaaaaacagggtaattccagacaagaaatcagggctagctaatcacctctcaacaaaggattcccctaggcagtaagcagccagtccttgaagttgcaaggccattcagtgctaatcagggtggccaattgctacattcacacttgcctcgaacaaagattctttctcccaccctggactttccacagatatataatccccacttgcctagttttcaacagatctcaaagccttggaggatgcctgccatagatggaggcgaaatgtcaggagcgaatgcttctggaacatggacatacagcccagaaaactcacggcAGCCTAGTGAttccacccatgaaagccttcgataacacattccCCATGATTCTTCCTTCTGCAAGCAGGTTGTGGTTATCCAAAGCAGAACAGTTGGAAAACCAGAACGATTCTTCTGAGCAAAGCCTGCCtgactgccttccttccttcctttcctcttttcctcctcccttcaaCCTCCTTCCCTCTTTAGTTGAATATGAAGGAACCGAAGAGGAAGTCTTGCAATGCAATACCTAAGCGATTGATAAGGGAGGGAgctttgttgatgatgatgatgatgacgttgTTATTGTTGCTGGTCTCTGGAAGGGAGACGACCCTCGCCCATCGCTCTCTTAGGAGGACTGAGCCCACAAATGTGGAAACAAGAATCCGGGCTGCGCTGGGGTTTGAAAGGGAGGGGAACGAAAGCGAGCGAGTGGGAAAGCCAAGCCAGGCGGGTGAGCTTTTGTGGCAGGAGGCGGCGAGGGAGTTTGGTTCACGGCGCCGTATCTTTTACAGCTCGGTTTTGATTTGCAGCCGGCCTTTTGGCTCGACTTAAAAGGCAGCCGGGATTTATAGTGGCGCGGAGAGACAGATATTATCCACCGGAGGCTGTTtataggggaggggaggggaggggaggcaggCGGGGGGCTTCCCCTAATTGTTTTCCTGATTTATGGCGTGTTTGTGGCGAGGAGGGGGGCGCCGAGAAGGTGCTCCGGAGCCAAGGGCGGGCAGGAGGGAGCCAGGCTTACAGTGGGCGGCGGCGTGGGGGTCCCCCGGAAATCAGTGGGTTGTTTCAGCTGCTTTGGTCGGAGAGAATGAGACACCCCATTTCTTTCCGTTCCTTTTTCCTCATACAGCCCTTTCGTATCTCTTTTCCCTCCCGTTTGTAGACTAGGCTTCTCAAGGCCTCCTGAGAATGTTTACTGTCGCCACCGAGAACAGAGACAGGGTCTCATGGGCAGAGGAGGGGTTCTGTGGATCCCAAAGCTGGCCGTCTTTCATTggatcaaaacactcctgagcCAAGGCCGTGTAGCGACGTTACCCTTTGCAATATTTGGGCCATCTGAGTACAATATTCCTGtgttagaggaaggaactgcccaaaccaccttgcctaagaaaaccttgtgaaattcatgTAAGTCGACTGCTGGCTTGAAGGCACAGAGAAGTCGGCCTTCCTGCTCTCAAAGGGTCGCTACTCGTTGCCCCCTCTCTTAAGGCCTGGCCCACAGGTCAAGCCAGAGGAGAAAGCCatctctgacccccccccccccccccggccagctTCTGTCCAAAGAATTACAgtagtctaacttatccaacataaacgggcagaacgttggataagcgaatatgttggataataaggagggattaaggaaaagcctattaaacatcaaattacattatgattttacaaattaagcaccaaaacatcatgttttacaacaaatttgacagaaaaggcagttcaatacacagcaatgttatgtagtaattactgtatttacgaatttagcaccaaaacatcacaatgtattgaaaagattgactacaaaaatattgactactaaaaggcagactgcgttggataatccagagcgttggataatccagaacgttggataagcgaattttggataagtgagactctactgtatttccatctgCTTAGAGCTGTGGTTCCCAATctctttttgaccaggaaccactttgactctccagtattaataccaaaagggttacgaatcagtttttggtcaactttagattcgatttggttGTTTGAggggctgattcagaacatttcattgtatagaccacatcagctctggtttctgatacagaacatacaccatccagtagtcaccatctgctggcccagagaaaaccatatttaattatctagaACTAATGTAGTCTGTCCAATGCAGTTTTATAAATAAGCACCCCAAAGaagcccaggaacaggcctaaaaacgaagacaccaagaaaaaatattttggttaGGTGTAACGAtgaggaccatattttagttcttgcggaccactaatggtccacggaccacaggctgggaaccactagCTCAGCGTGAGGCTgggtcaacactgccatataatgccctttcagaatgtagattaactgcactgatctggattatatgacagtataaactcatatgctccagttcaatgcagttaacctTCATTCTTAAGTTACATCTTATGGTAATGTAGATTCAGTCAGAGAAGCCTCGAGCCAACATTTGGTTTTACCACTGCCAAAGGCTCCATCTGCCCTGTGGTATCATGTAATTTCAGAATGCATTGCCCTGCATTATATGTCGGTGGACTTCCTCGCCTAGGCCCGAAGGAAGAGATGTAATCCAAACGCGAGTTGACCCCTCCCCCCCTTAGTGATTTAAATCTCCAGCAAAGAAAGGAGATAtcaggtgttgtcgaaggctttcttggccggaatcactgggtggctgtgagttttctgggctgtattgccatgctccggaagttttctctcctgaagtttcgcctacatccatggcagacatcctcagaggttgtgaggtctgttggaaagaatgggcccttccacacagccctatatcccataatatcaaggcagaaaatcccacaatatctgctttgaactgggttatctgagtccacactcaggtaatgtgggattttctgcctcggtATCCTgagaatatagggctgtgtggaaggaccctaagcaagtggggtttatatctctgtggaaggtccagggtgggagaaagaaagaactgtctgttggaggcaaggatgaatgttgcaattaattcccataattagcattgaaaagccttgcaacttcaaggcctggatGATTCCTGCTTAggggatagaatgcttctggaacatggccatactgcccggaaaagtcacagcaacccaaaggagAATTCTCTTTCCCTCCCGCCGACCCGTGTCTGTGCAGCCGGGGTAGAATCCGGCGTGGCGTGGAGCTGTGGAGAGAGTTTGCGTGTCTTGGGGTGCATTCATGCTCGCAGGGCTCTCGGGGAAGCCGAAGGCGCATCTCCCGGTCGATGCCACGCGAGGGGCGGTCGCTGCCTCCGAGCGATCCGTGTCGTGCCCGAGGGCTTTCCGGCCCGGAAGGAGACacgggaggagggggagggggaaggggttAAATGCTGACGCCACCCGGGCGTTTCGGTTCAGGGGGTCTGATGCCGGAAAAGACCCCATCCTCAgaggaggcaatggcaaacctctactaatccaatcttgccaagagaacccTGCCATAGGGTCGCTTTAAGTCGGCCTcggaggcacacaacagcaagaaAGACATCTTCGGCTGGTTTtgcacaattactgtatatagtcAGTGCAAGCCCAAATAATGCattgtcgagggctttcatggccggaaccactggattgttgtgttttccgggctgtaggccatgttccagaagcattctctcctgacgtttcgcccacatctagggcaggcatcctcaaaagcttgtgaggtctgttggaaactaagaagtgaggtttatatatgtgtggaaggtccaggggtgggaaaaagaacacttgtctgctggaggcaagggtgactgttgtaattaatcagcttgattagcatcgaaaagccttgcagcttcaaagcctggctgattcttgcttGGGggagcctttgttgggaggaaaccatgaaaatgaacaaaatctggctcccagtatttaaaaaactctaa is a window from the Anolis carolinensis isolate JA03-04 chromosome 3, rAnoCar3.1.pri, whole genome shotgun sequence genome containing:
- the zic5 gene encoding zinc finger protein ZIC 5 — protein: MGRELCQSLEARAAREEKDGSRRRRRQKKKKKFERRLSARSMFGSGKEEEEEEEAEGRKKRRRRRRKALTHGAIMEPALSCKRSPGLRGGGGGGFQALLPPDLGSSAPFGPEHVAAGALEASFAAASSSHSLGVGVGGNPYAAAAAASSPMFISSSSPSAAFPGLHEHPTGAPSGPHPQMRLGLAVAAAAAAAAAEFYGRVEPFRPSSSSAASEASPYAYPVNLAALQQQQQQHSHAPSHQHHQPHHHPPASAAAFLRYMRQPIKQELICKWVEAEGPSPPPPPLPCSKTYGTMHELVSHVTVEHVGGPEQSSHVCLWQECPREGKPFKAKYKLINHIRVHTGEKPFPCPFPGCGKVFARSENLKIHKRTHTGEKPFKCEFDGCDRKFANSSDRKKHSHVHTSDKPYFCKVRGCDKSYTHPSSLRKHMKIHCKSPPPSPTLGSHGYQATGTPLGAALSPLQRPASLSSPQVTNLNEWYVCQAGGGAPNHLQTPSSNATSSEEDDDDEEEEDDDEEEETYRNSEARTIR